DNA sequence from the Lycium barbarum isolate Lr01 chromosome 5, ASM1917538v2, whole genome shotgun sequence genome:
tacTTCGAACAAGATCTTCTAtcatttcttcttcatcttgatCTTGACTCTTACTTAAAATTTTCGAATCCTTTTCGAAAATTTTTCCCCAGTTTATACATGTCTTTGTACCAACTCAAATTTTactatgtcgaaggaatttttgagaccctctcaagaattctgccccagtgtaaaAGTGTACTTGTTGATTCTGGATTTTACGGCGTTGAAGGATTTTTTGATATccttctaaaaaattctgccccagcgTAGAAGTTCTAATCAGTTCGTCCCATTAAACTGATATAttgaaagaatttttgaggtcctctcaaaaattctgccccagtgtagaagTTTTAATCAGCCTATTCCTTTGAACTGGTATATCAAAAGAATTATGAGgtcctctaaaaaattctgccccggtTTCCGTATGGGGTTGTCTTTGTCTTTCTCTTGCCAAAACATCTCTGCGGTTTCTTAGGGTTTATTGGGAATTTTTTTTGGAACGATCGAGCTCAGGAGAGcacctacgtatcccaaatgAGAATCTGGTCATAATGTAGTTCGGGATAAATATATTGGGATTTATTGGTGAGATCGAActcaaaagagcgcctacgtatcccaaatgggaatcaggtcataacgtagttcaaaatacatgattttggatttttgggttaaagcgaTCGAGCTTGGAAAaatgcctacgtatccccttataagtatagggaatcaggtccaCGCGTAGTTCATACATAATTTTTGGATTTGTTTTTTCTAAAATGCAATTAAAACCAACATAAAACAACAAAAGCTACTAATCTTTGTAGTTGTCTACTTTCTCAAacatagtatctcttgatggcGTCTGAATTTATTGCTCTTGGCCACTCTTGGCCATCCATTTCAGCGAGGACAACTGCTCCTCCTGATAACACATTTCGCACCATATAAGGCCCTTACCAGTTTGGCGTGAActtccctttgtattcttcttgatttgggaatatccgcttgaGCACCAATTGCACTACTTGGAAAAGTCTAGTCCTCACATGTTTGTTGAAGGCTCAcgccattctttgttggtacaaCTGACCATGGCAAACAGcgatcatcctcttttcatctatcagagCTAGTTGCTCATGCCTTTTATGGATCCATTCTGCATCGTCCAATCCTGCTTCTTGTATGATTCGAAGAGATGGGATTTCTACTTTGGCCGGTATCACCAGCAAATATGGAGTGGCTCCAGTTGAAGTTCTGGCGGTTGTGCGATATCCCAGTAATGCATATGGCAATTGTTCATGCCAgcctttgtagttatcaatcatctttatgaggatcttcttgatgtttgtGTTGGCGGCTTCCAcagctccattcatttgtggcctGTATGCGATCGAATTTCGGTGAGTGATTCGGAATTGCGCACAcatttctttcatcaagtggctGTTCAAATTAGCCCCATTATCTGTTATGATCATTTCTAGGATGCCAAATCGGCATGTGATGTTGTTGCACACAAAATTCGCtactactttctttgttactgacgTATAAGATGtcgcttccacccacttggtgaagtagtctatggcaaCCAAAATAAAATTGTGCTTGTTTGACGCAGCTGGCTTAATCGGTCCtgtgacatccatgccccaagcggcgaatGGCCAAGGCGACGTCATAGCATTCAGTTATGTTAGAGAgacctttatcaagtctccatgaatttgacacttgtggcatttctggaTGAATTTGCTACAATtgttctccatggtcatccagtaataacctgtaCTTAAAATCTTCTTTGCCAGTACGAACCCGAACCCGTTCATGTGAGGCCTGTAAATTCTAGCATGTACTTTTTCAATCAACCTTTTGGCTTCGACAGAGTCAACATATCTGAGCAAACCTAAATCTGGGGTCCTTTTATACAGAACATTCTTATTAaggaagaaaccatttgccaacttcctgatagtcttcttcttattgatggtgattccttcaggatattctcctttctccaagtaCATTTTAATGTTGatgtaccaaggttttccatcaatCTCTACTTCTACAAAAGTACAGTGAGCTGGTTGATCTCTGATTTCGACTCTGACATGATCAATGTATTTACTGtcaggatgctgaatcatggatgctattgtcgCCAATCCCTCAGCAAACTCATTCTGGgttcttggtatatgtttgaacttgacttcttggaaCCTATCCGCCAgtctttgcacaagtccaacatatGGTATGATTTTCTCATTTTTGGTAGCCCATTCTCCTCGAACCTAATGAATCAACAAATCCGAGTCGCCAATTACCTGAAGGTTTCGCACATCCATGTCAAGGGCTAAACAAATACCTATGATGTAAGATTTGTATTCAACTATGTTGTTGGTGCAGCTGAAGTTCAACTTGGCggccactggataatattggcctgagtcTTAAACCAAAATGGCTCCGATTCCcgatcctttaaagttgaccgctccatcaaagtatactttctaGCCTAATTCATCTTCATTATCTTCACCCTCAATTGTCATCACTTCTTCATTCGGGAAGTAAGTCTATAAAGGTACGGGGTTGTCATCCACCGAACTTCCTGCCAGTAAATCTGCTAATGCTTGCCCCTTAACTGCTTTCTATGTGACGTATTGGATGTCGAACTCACTCAatagcattttccatttggccagCTTCCCTATTGGCATAGGTTGGCAAAAGATGTACCTTAGGGGGTCTATTCTTGAGATCAAATAGGTCGTGTATGAagccatataatgtcttaatTTCTGAGACACCCAGGTTAGAGCGCAACACGTTTTTTCTACCAAGGAATAGCTGGATTCAaagggtgtgaacttcttactgatgtaatagatggctctctctttcttgcttgtttcgtcattttgtgccaacatgcacccaaaagcattttctgatactgacataTATTGCAGTAATGGGCTTACCGGTCTTGGCTGGACCAAAACGGGTGGATTTTACAAGTATCTTCTGATTGTGTCGAAAGCTTTCTAATAATCCTCTGTCCATTtggttggagcatctttcttgaggagtttggGAATTGGTTCTACAATTACTGCGGACTGGGCAATGAAGCCCCCAATGTAATTTAACCTTCCtaggaaactcatgacctctttctttgttgttggtggtgggagttcttgaattgctttgatctttgtgggatccaactcactaccacgacgactgactatgaatcctagcaattttccggcaggcactccaaatgcgcatttagcaggattcaacttcaaatcgtatTTGCGAGTCTGTAGAAGAATATTCTCAAAAGCTCAATATGATCATCACCCACGCGGGACTTGATGACG
Encoded proteins:
- the LOC132639634 gene encoding uncharacterized protein LOC132639634 encodes the protein MTSPWPFAAWGMDVTGPIKPAASNKHNFILVAIDYFTKWVEATSYTSVTKKVVANFVCNNITCRFGILEMIITDNGANLNSHLMKEMCAQFRITHRNSIAYRPQMNGAVEAANTNIKKILIKMIDNYKGWHEQLPYALLGYRTTARTSTGATPYLLVIPAKVEIPSLRIIQEAGLDDAEWIHKRHEQLALIDEKRMIAVCHGGAVVLAEMDGQEWPRAINSDAIKRYYV